AAATcaggtttattttggtttgtaaactTCGTCACTCGGTTAATCAAATAGTAAACCAATTAAACCTATAGCAATGGTGAAATAGATGATATCTTCTATTCTCATGGAgatacaaaacataaattacaGATATATGGGTATATAGATTGAGAAGAATTTCAGGAGAGCCATCTGGAACGGGGGTAAAGATCGGGCTCCATCTGAtacgatatcatagttctcatgggaAACCAGGACGTTTTCCCACTAATCTTCAACTaaacctttctctctctccctctaacCTTTTCACCCAAAATTTTCGactaaattaccaaaaaaaccagCCATTGATCGTAAAACCTTTCCTCCACCGCACACCCCCTCGCCGGGGGTAGTGCGTCGTCTCCACGcgcctccttcttcttcttcttctctcttgaaACAGCACTCGTGGTCTCCGGATCTGATCCGCGAAGAAGCTTGGTCAAAACGCCAAGATGTCTCCCGTCGCCACCGTTACCTCCGCCGGGGAAAGAGCTTGACCGACGAAGATCTCGACGAGCTCAAAGCGAGTTTCGAACTcggattcgggttcggatcTCCGGAGATCGCGGATCAGAGACTTTCTGACACGCTTCCCGCGCTGGAACTCTACTTCGCCGTTCAAAAAAGCTACAACGACGCCGTTTCTAACAAATCCACTACGTCGTCTTCTTCACTCTCCTCCGACGGCGATACCAGTCCTCACAGCTCCGTATACCGAAACAGTACGTATAAACCTATACAcacaacatatacatatatacaactCAATTGActgataaattgataataaatattaatttggttgtttgaatAGGCGATGATCCGCAAACGGTGAAGACGAAGCTGAAGCAGTGGGCGAGAGTGGTGGCGTGCACAGTGAACCAATCGCTTCCGAGATGAGAATGATTATAACGGCGTTAAATTTAAACGTGGTGGGGATAAAGGTTAATTCGGGAAAGGGATACGTAAATTGAAACGGCCAAACAATTCGGTGGAGTTCAGTCAGCATTGTAGTATTATTTATTACACAACActatatagtagtagtagtatatatgTTTGGGACACAACTTGTTTATAGATTACATTATTGTCTATTGTCTATTGTTGcatgatttgatttgatatatatacaacagAGCTCCATTTGCAAAAGTATATTCTTAGATTCTGTTAAGTCTTGTCTTGACTTTTGTCAGGCATGGGCGTGGCGTGGGGCGTGGTGGTGGCTTCTCTTATATACACATGTGTAATTTATTAGCTTGATAAATGATTAAACTAAAGTAAACTtacgtgatttttttttgtgtataacTTTGGATTAATTTCAGATAAAACTGATTTTGATTCAAATCAAACGTGTATAACTGATATGAATACTTCTTCCAATCACAAACActtgtcatcatcatctataACATTGTTGTCGTTGATATGGTACAATTTTGGCATGTTAAAATGATCAATGGTTAGAAAAATACAGTAATTGTCAATTAGTTTTGATTAAGGACAATGAATCTACTACACTTGAAATCTATAACAAGTTGATTTTGTGCCCAAGAGACCACCTCAAATAAGAAACACGACATGATTAAAAACTCACAAGCTCCGTAGATgttattctttcttttatgcCTTAAAAGAGAAATTATGATGATTTTATTAGTGTGGGATTAAAGTGTTGGATATgaggtttcaaaatatattagtgCTAGTTATGGGCCTGCACTATTAGGCCCATCTGACCCATTTCGTTGCcgctttttagtttttttactttttagtatgAAAGCAAAGAATAGGAAAGCAGAAACGTTAGATATTATCTCCCGACGCGCAAATTGAAAGAGCTTTTTGCTTCATCGATCGATCTGTTGGATTCATTGCTGAGATGGTTCGTTCGTACCTTTGATTGCTGCTCTTTGTCTTTTCTTCTATGTGTAGCGATTAGGATCTATAGTTAACACAATTTTGCATTATCGGTTATATAAGATCTGATTTGAAAACAGGGGATTTTTTGGGATCATCGAATGGTAGAAtgaagaaattagggttctatGATTGAAGGTTTTAGTCTAAAAAAATTGatctttatttttcctttccTACACTTGGTTAGATTTCATGATAAACCATGAGATGAGATTTGGTTTTTAGTGATTTGAGAGCTCTGCCTTGTGTTTGTTATTGGTGTGTTAAAGAAAATATTGgagattttttaatatgataaatttttgaatttggtGTTGTTACCGCAGTCGAGTTTGTACAGAGGTGTTTCGAGGAAAGAGAAACCGAGACGTCATCATGGGTTGACAACGCAGAAGAGGCAAGAGATTAAGGAAGCTTTTGAGCTGTTTGACACTGATGGGTCTGGCACCATTGATGCTAAAGAGCTTAATGTTGCTATGAGGTAATCTTTGGGCTTGTATGTTTCTCTTCGTttttaatgtgattttttttgggaactGATTCTTGAATTTACAATGTTTGATAGGGCGCTTGGTTTTGAAATGACGGAAgaggtattattattattttttcggtttttCGCTAAGAAAGATTCGTTGTTTATTTTCTGATTCTTATACCTACCTCGATGTGTTGATTTTTGAAGCAAATCAACAAAATGATAGCTGATGTGGACAAAGATGGAAGTGGAGCCattgattttgatgagtttgttcaTATGATGACTGCTAAGATTGGTGAAAGAGACACAAAAGAAGAGCTCACCAAAGCATTCCAGATCATTGATCTTgacaaaaatgtatatttatctTTAGTTTATGAAATTCTTTACGAGAATACAGTCTTAATTTCTCTAGATATTTGACCTACTATTTCAGGGGAAGATATCTGTTGATGATATTAAACGCATGGCAAAGGACTTGGGTGAGAATTTCACTGATGCTGAGATCAGAGAAATGGTTGAAGAAGCAGATCGAGACCgtaagtttctattttttttttcttttttttttctttctcttgtgcAAAGCTTGGTTTGAGTAATAAGATATATGATCTACTAAACTCAAAAACTGCAGATGATGGTGAAGTTAACATGGATGAGTTCATGAGGAtgatgagaagaacaacttatGGTGGTAACTAGAAAGGTCGTTGTTTTTAACAATATTGATGAGCTATCAGACCTATATGTTATCTGTAATATTACTGAAGATATTTATTATCAGTTTTTATCGATAGCAGCTTATCTTCATGGCAAGTATTGGTCTGTCTTTGTATTGTAAGATGAACTGATGATGTATAAGCTGATGATGAGTCTACTGTGAAAACTTTAGGAGCTCATTGGTTACTTAATAAGTTCTGTTGAACCTCTATGCGCATATAATTTGCGATGGACTATAAAATGAATTCCACTGAAGTAAAACATAGAATATTAATTCAATAAGTGTAACTATtttaaagaagataaagatattGTTGACAACAGATACATTGGAGCCGTGAATTGGGTATTCTACACCGAAAAGCTCACGGCAATATTTTACCAACATCATACCAAAGTCCCCAtataaagagagacaaaatCTAATTATCTAacgagaacaaaaaagaaaaaagaaaaagaaaagctaatgGAAGTATGGGaaaattgatttataaaaaaaatccagatCTTCTTATGAAGCCAAAGCTGGTTGGGTTATTGGAAAGAGTTTACATATCTGAACGGACCTGGATGGGGAAGAATCATCAAATTGAGGGGGAAGTGTTGGTGGTGGAGGAAGCAGAGGCGTTGCTGTTACCAGTCTGCTTAGCCACATAGATCTGCTTGACCTTTGGGTTGTTCGGAAAACCTCTCTCTCTTGCCATGGGTTGGTTTCTGCCATGGAAGCCTGACCTCCGGTTGTGCTGgtgttgttggtggtggtggctaGACCCACCACCATGCTGAGACGGCGTGTTCTTCTCCTGagaagattgttgttgttgttgttgctgttgttgtgcTGGTGGCTTGAAGCCAGGACCAGTTGGATTCTGAGTGTTGTTACTGTTGGGATCAGACAAGGTGGTGGTGGCCTTTGGNNNNNNNNNNNNNNNNNNNNNNNNNNNNNNNNNNNNNNNNNNNNNNNNNNNNNNNNNNNNNNNNNNNNNNNNNNNNNNNNNNNNNNNNNNNNNNNNNNNNNNNNNNNNNNNNNNNNNNNNNNNNNNNNNNNNNNNNNNNNNNNNNNNNNNNNNNNNNNNNNNNNNNNNNNNNNNNNNNNNNNNNNNNNNNNNNNNNNNNNNNNNNNNNNNNNNNNNNNNNNNNNNNNNNNNNNNNNNNNNNNNNNNNNNNNNNNNNNNNNNNNNNNNNNNNNNNNNNNNNNNNNNNNNNNNNNNNNNNNNNNNNNNNNNNNNNNNNNNNNNNNNNNNNNNNNNNNNNNNNNNNNNNNNNNNNNNNNNNNNNNNNNNNNNNNNNNNNNNNNNNNNNNNNNNNNNNNNNNNNNNNNNNNNNNNNNNNNNNNNNNNNNNNNNNNNNNNNNNNNNNNNNNNNNNNNNNNNNNNNNNNNNNNNNNNNNNNNNNNNNNNNNNNNNNNNNNNNNNNNNNNNNNNNNNNNNNNNNNNNNNNNNNNNNNNNNNNNNNNNNNNNNNNNNNNNNNNNNNNNNNNNNNNNNNNNNNNNNNNNNNNNNNNNNNNNNNNNNNNNNNNNNNNNNNNNNNNNNNNNNNNNNNNNNNNNNNNNNNNNNNNNNNNNNNNNNNNNNNNNNNNNNNNNNNNNNNNNNNNNNNNNNNNNNNNNNNNNNNNNNNNNNNNNNNNNNNNNNNNNNNNNNNNNNNNNNNNNNNNNNNNNNNNNNNNNNNNNNNNNNNNNNNNNNNNNNNNNNNNNNNNNNNNNNNNNNNNNNNNNNNNNNNNNNNNNNNNNNNNNNNNNNNNNNNNNNNNNNNNNNNNNNNNNNNNNNNNNNNNNNNNNNNNNNNNNNNNNNNNNNNNNNNNNNNNNNNNNNNNNNNNNNNNNNNNNNNNNNNNNNNNNNNNNNNNNNNNNNNNNNNNNNNNNNNNNNNNNNNNNNNNNNNNNNNNNNNNNNNNNNNNNNNNNNNNNNNNNNNNNNNNNNNNNNNNNNNNNNNNNNNNNNNNNNNNNNNNNNNNNNNNNNNNNNNNNNNNNNNNNNNNNNNNNNNNNNNNNNNNNNNNNNNNNNNNNNNNNNNNNNNNNNNNNNNNNNNNNNNNNNNNNNNNNNNNNNNNNNNNNNNNNNNNNNNNNNNNNNNNNNNNNNNNNNNNNNNNNNNNNNNNNNNNNNNNNNNNNNNNNNNNNNNNNNNNNNNNNNNNNNNNNNNNNNNNNNNNNNNNNNNNNNNNNNNNNNNNNNNNNNNNNNNNNNNNNNNNNNNNNNNNNNNNNNNNNNNNNNNNNNNNNNNNNNNNNNNNNNNNNNNNNNNNNNNNNNNNNNNNNNNNNNNNNNNNNNNNNNNNNNNNNNNNNNNNNNNNNNNNNNNNNNNNNNNNNNNNNNNNNNNNNNNNNNNNNNNNNNNNNNNNNNNNNNNNNNNNNNNNNNNNNNNNNNNNNNNNNNNNNNNNNNNNNNNNNNNNNNNNNNNNNNNNNNNNNNNNNNNNNNNNNNNNNNNNNNNNNNNNNNNNNNNNNNNNNNNNNNNNNNNNNNNNNNNNNNNNNNNNNNNNNNNNNNNNNNNNNNNNNNNNNNNNNNNNNNNNNNNNNNNNNNNNNNNNNNNNNNNNNNNNNNNNNNNNNNNNNNNNNNNNNNNNNNNNNNNNNNNNNNNNNNNNNNNNNNNNNNNNNNNNNNNNNNNNNNNNNNNNNNNNNNNNNNNNNNNNNNNNNNNNNNNNNNNNNNNNNNNNNNNNNNNNNNNNNNNNNNNNNNNNNNNNNNNNNNNNNNNNNNNNNNNNNNNNNNNNNNNNNNNNNNNNNNNNNNNNNNNNNNNNNNNNNNNNNNNNNNNNNNNNNNNNNNNNNNNNNNNNNNNNNNNNNNNNNNNNNNNNNNNNNNNNNNNNNNNNNNNNNNNNNNNNNNNNNNNNNNNNNNNNNNNNNNNNNNNNNNNNNNNNNNNNNNNNNNNNNNNNNNNNNNNNNNNNNNNNNNNNNNNNNNNNNNNNNNNNNNNNNNNNNNNNNNNNNNNNNNNNNNNNNNNNNNNNNNNNNNNNNNNNNNNNNNNNNNNNNNNNNNNNNNNNNNNNNNNNNNNNNNNNNNNNNNNNNNNNNNNNNNNNNNNNNNNNNNNNNNNNNNNNNNNNNNNNNNNNNNNNNNNNNNNNNNNNNNNNNNNNNNNNNNNNNNNNNNNNNNNNNNNNNNNNNNNNNNNNNNNNNNNNNNNNNNNNNNNNNNNNNNNNNNNNNNNNNNNNNNNNNNNNNNNNNNNNNNNNNNNNNNNNNNNNNNNNNNNNNNNNNNNNNNNNNNNNNNNNNNNNNNNNNNNNNNNNNNNNNNNNNNNNNNNNNNNNNNNNNNNNNNNNNNNNNNNNNNNNNNNNNNNNNNNNNNNNNNNNNNNNNNNNNNNNNNNNNNNNNNNNNNNNNNNNNNNNNNNNNNNNNNNNNNNNNNNNNNNNNNNNNNNNNNNNNNNNNNNNNNNNNNNNNNNNNNNNNNNNNNNNNNNNNNNNNNNNNNNNNNNNNNNNNNNNNNNNNNNNNNNNNNNNNNNNNNNNNNNNNNNNNNNNNNNNNNNNNNNNNNNNNNNNNNNNNNNNNNNNNNNNNNNNNNNNNNNNNNNNNNNNNNNNNNNNNNNNNNNNNNNNNNNNNNNNNNNNNNNNNNNNNNNNNNNNNNNNNNNNNNNNNNNNNNNNNNNNNNNNNNNNNNNNNNNNNNNNNNNNNNNNNNNNNNNNNNNNNNNNNNNNNNNNNNNNNNNNNNNNNNNNNNNNNNNNNNNNNNNNNNNNNNNNNNNNNNNNNNNNNNNNNNNNNNNNNNNNNNNNNNNNNNNNNNNNNNNNNNNNNNNNNNNNNNNNNNNNNNNNNNNNNNNNNNNNNNNNNNNNNNNNNNNNNNNNNNNNNNNNNNNNNNNNNNNNNNNNNNNNNNNNNNNNNNNNNNNNNNNNNNNNNNNNNNNNNNNNNNNNNNNNNNNNNNNNNNNNNNNNNNNNNNNNNNNNNNNNNNNNNNNNNNNNNNNNNNNNNNNNNNNNNNNNNNNNNNNNNNNNNNNNNNNNNNNNNNNNNNNNNNNNNNNNNNNNNNNNNNNNNNNNNNNNNNNNNNNNNNNNNNNNNNNNNNNNNNNNNNNNNNNNNNNNNNNNNNNNNNNNNNNNNNNNNNNNNNNNNNNNNNNNNNNNNNNNNNNNNNNNNNNNNNNNNNNNNNNNNNNNNNNNNNNNNNNNNNNNNNNNNNNNNNNNNNNNNNNNNNNNNNNNNNNNNNNNNNNNNNNNNNNNNNNNNNNNNNNNNNNNNNNNNNNNNNNNNNNNNNNNNNNNNNNNNNNNNNNNNNNNNNNNNNNNNNNNNNNNNNNNNNNNNNNNNNNNNNNNNNNNNNNNNNNNNNNNNNNNNNNNNNNNNNNNNNNNNNNNNNNNNNNNNNNNNNNNNNNNNNNNNNNNNNNNNNNNNNNNNNNNNNNNNNNNNNNNNNNNNNNNNNNNNNNNNNNNNNNNNNNNNNNNNNNNNNNNNNNNNNNNNNNNNNNNNNNNNNNNNNNNNNNNNNNNNNNNNNNNNNNNNNNNNNNNNNNNNNNNNNNNNNNNNNNNNNNNNNNNNNNNNNNNNNNNNNNNNNNNNNNNNNNNNNNNNNNNNNNNNNNNNNNNNNNNNNNNNNNNNNNNNNNNNNNNNNNNNNNNNNNNNNNNNNNNNNNNNNNNNNNNNNNNNNNNNNNNNNNNNNNNNNNNNNNNNNNNNNNNNNNNNNNNNNNNNNNNNNNNNNNNNNNNNNNNNNNNNNNNNNNNNNNNNNNNNNNNNNNNNNNNNNNNNNNNNNNNNNNNNNNNNNNNNNNNNNNNNNNNNNNNNNNNNNNNNNNNNNNNNNNNNNNNNNNNNNNNNNNNNNNNNNNNNNNNNNNNNNNNNNNNNNNNNNNNNNNNNNNNNNNNNNNNNNNNNNNNNNNNNNNNNNNNNNNNNNNNNNNNNNNNNNNNNNNNNNNNNNNNNNNNNNNNNNNNNNNNNNNNNNNNNNNNNNNNNNNNNNNNNNNNNNNNNNNNNNNNNNNNNNNNNNNNNNNNNNNNNNNNNNNNNNNNNNNNNNNNNNNNNNNNNNNNNNNNNNNNNNNNNNNNNNNNNNNNNNNNNNNNNNNNNNNNNNNNNNNNNNNNNNNNNNNNNNNNNNNNNNNNNNNNNNNNNNNNNNNNNNNNNNNNNNNNNNNNNNNNNNNNNNNNNNNNNNNNNNNNNNNNNNNNNNNNNNNNNNNNNNNNNNNNNNNNNNNNNNNNNNNNNNNNNNNNNNNNNNNNNNNNNNNNNNNNNNNNNNNNNNNNNNNNNNNNNNNNNNNNNNNNNNNNNNNNNNNNNNNNNNNNNNNNNNNNNNNNNNNNNNNNNNNNNNNNNNNNNNNNNNNNNNNNNNNNNNNNNNNNNNNNNNNNNNNNNNNNNNNNNNNNNNNNNNNNNNNNNNNNNNNNNNNNNNNNNNNNNNNNNNNNNNNNNNNNNNNNNNNNNNNNNNNNNNNNNNNNNNNNNNNNNNNNNNNNNNNNNNNNNNNNNNNNNNNNNNNNNNNNNNNNNNNNNNNNNNNNNNNNNNNNNNNNNNNNNNNNNNNNNNNNNNNNNNNNNNNNNNNNNNNNNNNNNNNNNNNNNNNNNNNNNNNNNNNNNNNNNNNNNNNNNNNNNNNNNNNNNNNNNNNNNNNNNNNNNNNNNNNNNNNNNNNNNNNNNNNNNNNNNNNNNNNNNNNNNNNNNNNNNNNNNNNNNNNNNNNNNNNNNNNNNNNNNNNNNNNNNNNNNNNNNNNNNNNNNNNNNNNNNNNNNNNNNNNNNNNNNNNNNNNNNNNNNNNNNNNNNNNNNNNNNNNNNNNNNNNNNNNNNNNNNNNNNNNNNNNNNNNNNNNNNNNNNNNNNNNNNNNNNNNNNNNNNNNNNNNNNNNNNNNNNNNNNNNNNNNNNNNNNNNNNNNNNNNNNNNNNNNNNNNNNNNNNNNNNNNNNNNNNNNNNNNNNNNNNNNNNNNNNNNNNNNNNNNNNNNNNNNNNNNNNNNNNNNNNNNNNNNNNNNNNNNNNNNNNNNNNNNNNNNNNNNNNNNNNNNNNNNNNNNNNNNNNNNNNNNNNNNNNNNNNNNNNNNNNNNNNNNNNNNNNNNNNNNNNNNNNNNNNNNNNNNNNNNNNNNNNNNNNNNNNNNNNNNNNNNNNNNNNNNNNNNNNNNNNNNNNNNNNNNNNNNNNNNNNNNNNNNNNNNNNNNNNNNNNNNNNNNNNNNNNNNNNNNNNNNNNNNNNNNNNNNNNNNNNNNNNNNNNNNNNNNNNNNNNNNNNNNNNNNNNNNNNNNNNNNNNNNNNNNNNNNNNNNNNNNNNNNNNNNNNNNNNNNNNNNNNNNNNNNNNNNNNNNNNNNNNNNNNNNNNNNNNNNNNNNNNNNNNNNNNNNNNNNNNNNNNNNNNNNNNNNNNNNNNNNNNNNNNNNNNNNNNNNNNNNNNNNNNNNNNNNNNNNNNNNNNNNNNNNNNNNNNNNNNNNNNNNNNNNNNNNNNNNNNNNNNNNNNNNNNNNNNNNNNNNNNNNNNNNNNNNNNNNNNNNNNNNNNNNNNNNNNNNNNNNNNNNNNNNNNNNNNNNNNNNNNNNNNNNNNNNNNNNNNNNNNNNNNNNNNNNNNNNNNNNNNNNNNNNNNNNNNNNNNNNNNNNNNNNNNNNNNNNNNNNNNNNNNNNNNNNNNNNNNNNNNNNNNNNNNNNNNNNNNNNNNNNNNNNNNNNNNNNNNNNNNNNNNNNNNNNNNNNNNNNNNNNNNNNNNNNNNNNNNNNNNNNNNNNNNNNNNNNNNNNNNNNNNNNNNNNNNNNNNNNNNNNNNNNNNNNNNNNNNNNNNNNNNNNNNNNNNNNNNNNNNNNNNNNNNNNNNNNNNNNNNNNNNNNNNNNNNNNNNNNNNNNNNNNNNNNNNNNNNNNNNNNNNNNNNNNNNNNNNNNNNNNNNNNNNNNNNNNNNNNNNNNNNNNNNNNNNNNNNNNNNNNNNNNNNNNNNNNNNNNNNNNNNNNNNNNNNNNNNNNNNNNNNNNNNNNNNNNNNNNNNNNNNNNNNNNNNNNNNNNNNNNNNNNNNNNNNNNNNNNNNNNNNNNNNNNNNNNNNNNNNNNNNNNNNNNNNNNNNNNNNNNNNNNNNNNNNNNNNNNNNNNNNNNNNNNNNNNNNNNNNNNNNNNNNNNNNNNNNNNNNNNNNNNNNNNNNNNNNNNNNNNNNNNNNNNNNNNNNNNNNNNNNNNNNNNNNNNNNNNNNNNNNNNNNNNNNNNNNNNNNNNNNNNNNNNNNNNNNNNNNNNNNNNNNNNNNNNNNNNNNNNNNNNNNNNNNNNNNNNNNNNNNNNNNNNNNNNNNNNNNNNNNNNNNNNNNNNNNNNNNNNNNNNNNNNNNNNNNNNNNNNNNNNNNNNNNNNNNNNNNNNNNNNNNNNNNNNNNNNNNNNNNNNNNNNNNNNNNNNNNNNNNNNNNNNNNNNNNNNNNNNNNNNNNNNNNNNNNNNNNNNNNNNNNNNNNNNNNNNNNNNNNNNNNNNNNNNNNNNNNNNNNNNNNNNNNNNNNNNNNNNNNNNNNNNNNNNNNNNNNNNNNNNNNNNNNNNNNNNNNNNNNNNNNNNNNNNNNNNNNNNNNNNNNNNNNNNNNNNNNNNNNNNNNNNNNNNNNNNNNNNNNNNNNNNNNNNNNNNNNNNNNNNNNNNNNNNNNNNNNNNNNNNNNNNNNNNNNNNNNNNNNNNNNNNNNNNNNNNNNNNNNNNNNNNNNNNNNNNNNNNNNNNNNNNNNNNNNNNNNNNNNNNNNNNNNNNNNNNNNNNNNNNNNNNNNNNNNNNNNNNNNNNNGTGCAAAGCTTGGTTTGAGTAATAAGATATATGATCTACTAAACTCAAAAACTGCAGATGATGGTGAAGTTAACATGGATGAGTTCATGAGGAtgatgagaagaacaacttatGGTGGTAACTAGAAAGGTCGTTGTTTTTAACAATATTGATGAGCTATCAGACCTATATGTTATCTGTAATATTACTGAAGATATTTATTATCAGTTTTTATCGATAGCAGCTTATCTTCATGGCAAGTATTGGTCTGTCTTTGTATTGTAAGATGAACTGATGATGTATAAGCTGATGATGAGTCTACTGTGAAAACTTTAGGAGCTCATTGGTTACTTAATAAGTTCTGTTGAACCTCTATGCGCATATAATTTGCGATGGACTATAAAATGAATTCCACTGAAGTAAAACATAGAATATTAATTCAATAAGTGTAACTATtttaaagaagataaagatattGTTGACAACAGATACATTGGAGCCGTGAATTGGGTATTCTACACCGAAAAGCTCACGGCAATATTTTACCAACATCATACCAAAGTCCCCAtataaagagagacaaaatCTAATTATCTAacgagaacaaaaaagaaaaaagaaaaagaaaagctaatgGAAGTATGGGaaaattgatttataaaaaaaatccagatCTTCTTATGAAGCCAAAGCTGGTTGGGTTATTGGAAAGAGTTTACATATCTGAACGGACCTGGATGGGGAAGAATCATCAAATTGAGGGGGAAGTGTTGGTGGTGGAGGAAGCAGAGGCGTTGCTGTTACCAGTCTGCTTAGCCACATAGATCTGCTTGACCTTTGGGTTGTTCGGAAAACCTCTCTCTCTTGCCATGGGTTGGTTTCTGCCATGGAAGCCTGACCTCCGGTTGTgctggtgttgttgttggtggtggcTAGACCCACCACCATGCTGAGACGGCGTGTTCTTCTCCTGagaagattgttgttgttgttgttgctgttgttgtgcTGGTGGCTTGAAGCCAGGACCAGTTGGATTCTGAGTGTTGTTACTGTTGGGATCAGACAAGGTGGTGGTGGCCTTTGGAGGTGGAGCACAAGAAGTGGAACTGGAACTGTAAGCATTTGAGGACTCAACCATTGCATCTGCCGCTGTGGATGCTTGCATGTTGGGATATCTattaggaggaggaggaagcatGTTGTTGTTAAACTGAGGTGATGGAAGATTGGAGCCATCTGCTGCTTCCTGCTGtttctgcatttgcattgtTGGAGGACCCGAAAATGGCATGTAAGGCCACCGTGCTCGGACAGGCATCTCCTGAGAAGAAGACTGACCACACCATGAAAATTAATATGAAGTCACTGGATTCTGATACTACTTAGCATTGTTGGAAATCATAATGATGGGATCAAATACCTGGAAAGAAGATGGGTCAAACATTGGCATAGGGAGGTGCTGAAGAGACGGAGGCACAATGTTACATTGCATGGAGGCCACATTTGGATTGTTTACATCACCATCTCCTCCAACCGGAGACGAAGACACGATTGGGTTGTGTTTCCAATCTGGTTGTTTTCCAGATGGGATGTAAGTTGTGCCCATGAAACTCAACCCGCCAAACTGTCCAACGGGTGCAAAGTGGTTATAAACGA
The Camelina sativa cultivar DH55 chromosome 6, Cs, whole genome shotgun sequence genome window above contains:
- the LOC104699037 gene encoding uncharacterized protein LOC104699037 — encoded protein: FHPKFSTKLPKKPAIDRKTFPPPHTPSPGVVRRLHAPPSSSSSLLKQHSWSPDLIREEAWSKRQDVSRRHRYLRRGKSLTDEDLDELKASFELGFGFGSPEIADQRLSDTLPALELYFAVQKSYNDAVSNKSTTSSSSLSSDGDTSPHSSVYRNSDDPQTVKTKLKQWARVVACTVNQSLPR
- the LOC104791260 gene encoding probable calcium-binding protein CML20, which translates into the protein MSSLYRGVSRKEKPRRHHGLTTQKRQEIKEAFELFDTDGSGTIDAKELNVAMRALGFEMTEEQINKMIADVDKDGSGAIDFDEFVHMMTAKIGERDTKEELTKAFQIIDLDKNGKISVDDIKRMAKDLGENFTDAEIREMVEEADRDHDGEVNMDEFMRMMRRTTYGGN